Proteins encoded in a region of the Ranitomeya imitator isolate aRanImi1 chromosome 9, aRanImi1.pri, whole genome shotgun sequence genome:
- the LOC138648583 gene encoding uncharacterized protein — MIITIYTTNSTTITTSTIIATITTITAVITISPIISTTITTTIIAAITSTITPPPITTTAPTIVTTISTTTVTTPTVPTITPIITIYTTNSTTITTIVTTVITFITITATVITISPIISTTVTITIISAITSTITPPPITTTTPTIITTISTTTITTIVTTIITFITITTTVITISPTNFTTITTTIISAITYTITPPPITTTTPTITTTISTTTVTTIVTTIITFITITTTVITISPTNFTTITTTIISAITSTITPPPITTTTPTIITTISTTTITTTVTTIITFIAITTTVITISPIISTTVTTTIISAITSTITPPPITTTTPTIITTISTTTITTTVTTIITFIAINATVITISPITFTTVTTTIIGAITSTITAPPITTTTPTIIATTIFISTSTITRDEQTGT; from the coding sequence ATGATTATTACTATTTATACTACTAATTCCACTACTATTACAACCAGTACTATTATTGCTACTATTACCACTATTACTGCTGTTATTACCATTTCTCCTATTAtttctactactattactacaactaTTATTGCTGCCATtacttctaccattactccccctcCTATTACTACTACAGCTCCCACTATTGTCACTACTATTTCTACTACCACTGTTACTACTCCTACTGTTCCCACAATTACTCCAATTATTACTATTTATACTACTAATTCTACGACTATTACTACTATTGTTACCACTGTTATTACTTTTATTACTATTACTGCTACTGTTATTACTATTTCTCCTATTATTTCTACTACTGTTACTATAACTATTATTTCTGCCATTACTTCTACCATTACTCCTCctcctattactactactactcccACTATTATCACTACTATTTCTACTACCACTATTACTACTATTGTTACCACTATTATTACTTttattactattactactactgtTATTACTATTTCTCCTACTAATtttactactattactacaactaTTATTTCTGCGATTACTTATACCATTACTCCTCctcctattactactactactcccACTATTACCACTACTATTTCTACTACCACTGTTACTACTATTGTTACCACTATTATTACTTttattactattactactactgtTATTACTATTTCTCCTACTAATtttactactattactacaactaTTATTTCTGCCATTACTTCTACCATTACTCCTCctcctattactactactactcccACTATTATCACTACTATTTCTActaccactattactactactgtTACCACTATTATTACTTTTATTGCTATTACTACTACTGTTATTACTATTTCTCCTATTATTTCTACTACTGTTACTACAACTATTATTTCTGCCATTACTTCTACCATTACTCCTCctcctattactactactactcccACTATTATCACTACTATTTCTActaccactattactactactgtTACCACTATTATTACTTTTATTGCTATTAATGCTACTGTTATTACTATTTCTCCTATTACTTTTACTACTGTTACTACAACTATTATTGGTGCCATTACTTCTACCATTACTGCTCCTCCTATTACCACTACTACTCCTACTATTATTGCTACCACTATTTTTATTTCTACTTCTactattactagagatgagcaaaccggaACTTAA